In Aminivibrio sp., the following proteins share a genomic window:
- a CDS encoding prolyl-tRNA synthetase associated domain-containing protein, which yields MRSAEEKAEFRRAVLEQLGRMGISYEMIEHEAAYTVEDMDRIAFGEHVTVCKNLFVRDQKKKPSHWLVVVHKDKRADLDSLAEQLGTKHLSFASADRLKRYLGLARGEVTPLGVLNDANHEVTVVFDQDLRGKEHLGVHPNDNTATLILSYDDILRFVTGQGNPVRHITVRG from the coding sequence ATGAGAAGCGCGGAAGAAAAGGCGGAATTCCGGAGGGCCGTCCTCGAACAGCTCGGCCGGATGGGCATTTCCTACGAAATGATCGAACACGAGGCGGCCTATACGGTGGAGGACATGGACCGGATCGCCTTCGGCGAACACGTGACCGTCTGCAAGAACCTTTTCGTCCGGGACCAGAAGAAAAAGCCCTCCCACTGGCTCGTGGTGGTGCACAAGGACAAGCGGGCCGACCTGGACAGCCTGGCTGAGCAGCTCGGCACCAAACACCTCAGCTTCGCCTCCGCCGACCGGCTGAAACGGTACCTCGGCCTCGCCCGGGGAGAAGTCACACCCCTCGGCGTCCTCAACGACGCGAACCATGAAGTGACCGTGGTCTTCGATCAGGACCTCAGGGGAAAAGAGCACCTCGGCGTGCACCCCAACGACAACACGGCCACCCTGATCCTCTCCTACGACGACATCCTCCGGTTCGTCACCGGACAGGGCAACCCCGTCCGGCACATCACCGTCAGGGGATAG
- a CDS encoding zinc-binding dehydrogenase: protein MRAVVKYLREDGNTEVRDVPVPEIGPSDVLVKVAYIGICGSDPHMYHNQVSYPMAVPIILGHEFSGIVEKVGSEVKNWKAGDRVTAETHARFCGKCVLCKTNNYRFCRERKGYGFGVDGAFAEFVCVPERILHAVPDSVTLKDASCTEPVCVAYNVVIAKMGVKAGDSVAVLGPGPIGILCIHMAKLAGASHIVAFGAPGDEKRLEIARAYGATETYVLGGAVDPKTVAAKFNEGYGFDKVVDAAGPAATLKISMDVVMPGGIINKVAWGPKPVDMSLDPLLSKGVTLQGSFSHTWDIWEKVLVMMGQGQMPLDALITHELPLEEWHEGFELIESREGLKVVLRP, encoded by the coding sequence ATGCGCGCAGTAGTGAAATACCTCAGGGAAGACGGCAACACGGAAGTGCGGGACGTTCCCGTACCGGAGATCGGGCCTTCCGATGTCCTGGTGAAGGTGGCCTACATCGGCATCTGCGGAAGCGACCCCCACATGTACCACAACCAGGTTTCATACCCCATGGCGGTGCCCATCATCCTCGGGCACGAATTTTCGGGGATCGTCGAAAAGGTCGGATCGGAAGTGAAAAACTGGAAGGCCGGCGACAGGGTCACTGCTGAAACCCATGCCCGTTTCTGCGGCAAGTGCGTCCTCTGCAAGACCAACAACTACCGCTTCTGCAGGGAGCGCAAGGGATACGGCTTCGGTGTCGACGGCGCCTTCGCCGAATTCGTCTGCGTTCCCGAGCGGATTCTCCACGCCGTTCCCGATTCGGTCACCCTCAAGGACGCCTCCTGCACCGAGCCCGTCTGCGTGGCCTACAACGTGGTCATCGCCAAGATGGGCGTCAAGGCCGGAGACTCCGTGGCCGTCCTCGGCCCCGGCCCCATCGGCATCCTGTGCATCCACATGGCCAAATTGGCCGGAGCGAGCCACATCGTGGCCTTCGGAGCACCCGGCGACGAAAAGCGCCTCGAAATCGCCCGCGCCTACGGCGCCACCGAGACCTATGTCCTCGGCGGAGCTGTGGATCCCAAGACCGTGGCGGCGAAGTTCAACGAAGGCTACGGCTTCGACAAGGTGGTCGACGCGGCAGGACCCGCCGCAACCCTGAAAATATCCATGGACGTCGTCATGCCCGGCGGCATCATCAACAAGGTCGCCTGGGGGCCCAAGCCGGTGGACATGAGCCTCGACCCCCTGCTTTCCAAGGGAGTCACCCTCCAGGGCTCCTTCAGCCACACCTGGGACATCTGGGAGAAGGTCCTCGTCATGATGGGCCAGGGACAGATGCCCCTGGATGCCCTCATCACCCACGAACTTCCCCTCGAGGAATGGCACGAGGGCTTCGAGCTCATCGAAAGCAGGGAAGGCCTCAAGGTCGTCCTGAGGCCCTGA
- a CDS encoding Spy/CpxP family protein refolding chaperone, whose translation MKKRSIFSGALLGAAVLVLLGGAFAWGAPGRWRSGGEPTFRAEMFRAVNPLDFTEEQWTKADGILGKLREQKWTAARVLFGLRGEVRSLFSGTEPFDGKQAGEVLASARPELVKMAEGALRAASDLYGMLDEKQLAKAENVLSLLEKRAEQRIADFPGKRHDFRFRHDFLNLTEEQRKNAESLFTAEAPAMQERMGRLLAVLKEGRAALRDGTMDDGMIGKTAEKAVDILSEGALAMAGTFGEFRGMLTPEQLEKVNRMWSRHGRRPRK comes from the coding sequence ATGAAAAAACGATCGATATTTTCCGGAGCGCTGCTTGGGGCGGCAGTCCTGGTTCTTCTCGGAGGAGCGTTTGCATGGGGAGCTCCGGGGCGGTGGAGGAGCGGCGGAGAGCCGACCTTCAGGGCCGAAATGTTCCGGGCCGTCAACCCGCTGGATTTCACTGAGGAGCAGTGGACAAAGGCGGACGGCATACTGGGGAAGCTGCGGGAGCAGAAGTGGACCGCGGCCAGGGTTCTGTTCGGCCTTCGGGGGGAAGTCCGGTCGCTGTTTTCCGGCACTGAGCCCTTTGACGGAAAGCAAGCCGGAGAGGTCCTCGCGAGTGCACGGCCTGAACTGGTGAAAATGGCGGAGGGAGCCCTCCGGGCCGCTTCGGACCTGTACGGAATGCTGGACGAGAAACAGCTCGCCAAGGCGGAAAATGTCCTTTCCCTCCTGGAAAAGCGGGCGGAGCAGCGGATTGCGGATTTTCCAGGAAAAAGGCACGATTTCCGTTTCCGGCATGACTTCCTGAACCTGACCGAAGAGCAGCGGAAGAATGCGGAGAGCCTCTTTACAGCCGAGGCCCCCGCCATGCAGGAGCGAATGGGCAGACTGCTTGCCGTGCTGAAGGAAGGCCGGGCCGCCCTCCGGGACGGGACCATGGATGACGGGATGATCGGGAAGACCGCCGAAAAGGCCGTGGACATCCTTTCCGAAGGAGCCCTCGCCATGGCGGGGACGTTCGGGGAGTTTCGCGGGATGCTGACCCCCGAGCAGCTCGAGAAGGTAAACAGGATGTGGAGCAGGCACGGCCGGCGCCCGAGGAAATAA
- a CDS encoding DUF6364 family protein, which produces MRNITLSIDKEILKRGREYAKRHNISFNSLVRRLVEQTVTTDSSQWLEDTFSLMDRAGASSGGETWTRDELHRV; this is translated from the coding sequence ATGCGGAACATAACCCTTTCGATTGACAAGGAAATTCTCAAACGCGGAAGAGAGTACGCGAAGCGGCACAATATCTCCTTCAACTCCCTCGTCCGGCGCCTGGTCGAACAGACGGTCACGACGGACTCCTCCCAATGGCTGGAGGACACTTTCTCCCTCATGGACAGGGCGGGTGCCTCCTCCGGCGGCGAAACATGGACAAGGGACGAACTGCACCGTGTCTAG
- a CDS encoding ribbon-helix-helix protein, CopG family: protein MLAIRLDEKLSSRLDALAQKTGRTKTWFARKAIETYIDDMEDAALAAAAYEEYLLDGGASSPLDEVRRRLGLED from the coding sequence ATGCTTGCCATACGACTGGACGAAAAACTCTCCTCGCGTCTGGATGCCTTGGCGCAAAAGACGGGCAGGACCAAGACATGGTTTGCCCGCAAGGCCATCGAGACATATATCGACGATATGGAGGACGCCGCTCTTGCGGCGGCCGCCTATGAAGAATACCTTCTCGACGGCGGTGCGTCTTCACCTCTCGATGAAGTGAGGCGGCGTCTTGGGCTGGAGGATTGA
- a CDS encoding peptide chain release factor 3, whose translation MAAHSDVPHLKSSLRKEIERRRTFAIISHPDAGKTTLTEKLLLFGGAINLAGAVKARKASRHATSDWMSIEQERGISVTSSVMKFEYRGFEINLLDTPGHEDFSEDTYRVLTAVDSVIMVIDSVKGVETQTRKLMEVCRMRNTPIITFINKLDREGMAPLDILGDIEEKLQVECAPLSWPIGMGKLFRGTYNLYRKELNLFTPGSDRVEDVRTIRDVNDPALDKALGRQAEELRDDLALLEGAANPFELEHYLRANQTPVFFGSAVNNFGVRELLDAFVEIAPAPRPREAVSRTVAPEEEAFSGFVFKIQANMDPSHRDRLAFLRVCSGKFERGMKMRHHRIGKDVTAANPVIFMAQERALAEEAWPGDIVGLYNHGTIKIGDTFSEKEPLKFTGIPSFAPEHFRRVRLQSPLKAKQLQKGLLQLTEEGAVQLFRPLARNDYILGAVGVLQFDVTIARLKAEYGVDADYEPVNFGLARWVTCDDPKRLAEFQKVNQNQLALDGEGNLAFLAEGEWLLKYVGEKWPEIVFHTTRELR comes from the coding sequence ATGGCAGCACACAGCGACGTTCCACACCTGAAATCATCTCTCCGGAAGGAGATCGAACGGCGGCGGACCTTCGCCATCATCAGCCACCCCGACGCGGGAAAGACCACCCTGACGGAGAAGCTGCTTCTCTTCGGAGGGGCCATCAACCTCGCCGGTGCGGTGAAGGCCCGGAAGGCAAGCCGCCACGCCACCAGCGACTGGATGAGCATCGAGCAGGAACGGGGGATTTCCGTCACCAGCTCGGTGATGAAGTTCGAGTATAGAGGTTTCGAGATCAACCTGCTGGACACGCCGGGACACGAGGATTTCTCGGAGGACACCTACCGGGTTCTGACCGCCGTGGACAGCGTGATCATGGTGATCGACAGCGTGAAGGGCGTGGAGACCCAGACCCGGAAGCTCATGGAGGTGTGCCGGATGCGGAACACCCCCATCATCACCTTCATCAACAAGCTGGACCGGGAGGGTATGGCCCCCCTGGACATCCTGGGCGACATCGAGGAAAAGCTCCAGGTGGAGTGCGCCCCCCTGTCGTGGCCCATCGGCATGGGAAAGCTCTTCCGGGGCACCTACAACCTCTACCGGAAGGAGCTGAACCTCTTCACTCCGGGTAGCGACCGGGTGGAGGACGTGCGGACCATCCGGGACGTGAACGATCCGGCCCTGGACAAGGCGCTCGGCCGGCAGGCGGAGGAGCTTCGGGACGACCTGGCCCTGCTGGAGGGGGCGGCGAATCCCTTCGAGCTGGAGCATTACCTGAGGGCGAACCAGACGCCGGTCTTTTTCGGCAGCGCGGTGAACAACTTCGGCGTGAGGGAGCTGCTGGACGCCTTCGTGGAGATCGCCCCGGCGCCGCGGCCCCGGGAGGCGGTGAGCCGCACGGTGGCCCCGGAGGAGGAAGCCTTTTCGGGGTTCGTCTTCAAGATCCAGGCCAACATGGACCCGTCCCACCGGGACAGGCTGGCCTTTCTGCGGGTCTGTTCGGGGAAGTTCGAGCGGGGGATGAAGATGCGGCACCACCGCATCGGCAAGGACGTGACGGCGGCGAATCCCGTGATCTTCATGGCCCAGGAGCGGGCCCTGGCCGAAGAAGCCTGGCCGGGGGACATCGTGGGCCTGTACAACCACGGCACCATCAAGATCGGCGATACCTTCAGCGAGAAGGAGCCCCTGAAGTTCACCGGCATCCCGAGCTTCGCCCCGGAGCACTTCCGGCGGGTGCGGCTGCAGTCGCCCCTGAAGGCGAAGCAGCTTCAGAAGGGGCTGCTGCAGCTCACCGAGGAAGGGGCGGTGCAGCTTTTCCGGCCCCTGGCGAGGAATGACTACATTCTCGGGGCGGTGGGGGTGCTGCAGTTCGACGTGACCATCGCCCGCCTGAAAGCAGAATATGGGGTGGATGCGGACTACGAACCGGTGAATTTCGGGCTGGCCCGGTGGGTGACCTGCGACGACCCGAAGCGGCTGGCGGAGTTCCAGAAAGTCAACCAGAACCAGCTCGCCCTCGACGGGGAGGGCAACCTGGCCTTCCTCGCCGAAGGGGAGTGGCTGCTGAAGTACGTGGGGGAGAAGTGGCCGGAGATCGTCTTCCACACCACCCGGGAACTGCGCTGA
- a CDS encoding arginine deiminase-related protein: protein MKTVIVAACALLAFGAFLLFPRPADAAEPSVSIDYEYGDLKEVIVGLPYGMSPSLEAKWFADALKVLPEDEAEYARKTAGMLWTEMINPETGKSETQMLEEENQAFIAILQSLGVTVYRPAEITVDFIKKHYGADVLLNGFSQDFPRDNMAVIGSNVIEFNLRTPIRKVDISGFRDILTEKCSDPAVRWFSMPHTELLEPARADAPLLEGGDVIVLGRTVLVGNTENPSVGSNEAGFNWLKNILGDDYTVKRVRLVESVLHLDCVLSVPRDGLAVICEEAFLDGLPEEIKDWDLIRVSLDDVKRLAVNGLPVNSQHYVLSYNLHNDNRFIQTELEKRGITVHRVFFGTHNGQGGSLRCATQPLKREVRTTKP, encoded by the coding sequence ATGAAAACAGTGATCGTGGCTGCATGTGCACTCCTGGCCTTCGGAGCGTTCTTACTTTTCCCCCGCCCCGCAGACGCAGCGGAACCTTCCGTTTCCATCGATTACGAATACGGCGATCTGAAAGAAGTGATCGTCGGGCTGCCCTATGGCATGTCGCCGTCGCTGGAAGCGAAATGGTTTGCCGACGCACTGAAAGTGCTGCCGGAAGATGAAGCGGAGTACGCCCGGAAGACGGCGGGGATGCTCTGGACGGAAATGATCAACCCCGAAACGGGGAAAAGCGAAACGCAGATGCTGGAAGAGGAAAACCAGGCCTTCATCGCAATCCTGCAGTCTCTGGGCGTCACAGTCTACCGTCCCGCGGAGATCACCGTCGATTTCATCAAGAAACACTACGGCGCGGATGTACTGCTCAACGGCTTCAGCCAGGACTTCCCCCGGGACAACATGGCCGTCATCGGCAGCAACGTCATCGAATTCAATCTGCGGACGCCGATCCGCAAGGTGGACATCTCCGGATTCCGGGATATCCTGACCGAAAAATGTTCCGACCCGGCAGTCAGGTGGTTTTCCATGCCCCACACCGAGCTTCTCGAACCCGCCCGCGCCGATGCGCCCTTGCTGGAGGGCGGCGACGTCATCGTGCTGGGCAGAACCGTTTTGGTCGGCAATACGGAAAACCCCAGCGTGGGGTCCAACGAGGCCGGCTTCAACTGGCTCAAAAACATCCTGGGCGATGACTATACGGTGAAACGCGTCCGGCTCGTGGAAAGCGTGCTGCACCTGGACTGCGTGCTCTCCGTACCCCGCGACGGACTCGCCGTCATCTGCGAAGAAGCCTTCCTCGACGGCCTGCCCGAAGAAATCAAAGACTGGGACCTGATCAGGGTGAGCCTGGATGATGTCAAACGGCTGGCCGTCAACGGCCTTCCCGTCAATTCCCAACACTACGTTCTGTCCTATAACCTGCACAATGACAACCGCTTCATCCAGACCGAGCTCGAAAAGCGGGGCATCACAGTGCACCGCGTGTTTTTCGGAACCCACAACGGCCAGGGCGGATCGCTGCGCTGCGCGACCCAGCCTCTGAAGCGGGAGGTCAGAACGACGAAACCCTGA
- a CDS encoding PIN domain-containing protein, with product MSRTKIFLDTNILVYTLDGHDSEKQARARAIVRGVVEDQIPVISTQVMQEFYSASTTKLKVDAMIAKNIVHNLGNMEVVPVDLTTIEQGIDISVLFRLSFWDGLIIAAAEQARCAMVFSEDLNDGQTVRGVRIVNPFLHS from the coding sequence GTGTCTAGGACCAAGATATTTCTGGACACGAATATTCTGGTGTACACCCTGGACGGCCATGACAGCGAGAAACAGGCCAGGGCCAGGGCCATAGTGAGAGGCGTGGTGGAAGACCAGATCCCCGTCATCTCCACCCAGGTGATGCAGGAGTTCTACAGCGCCTCCACGACGAAGCTGAAGGTTGACGCCATGATCGCGAAGAATATTGTGCACAACCTCGGCAATATGGAAGTGGTTCCCGTTGACCTGACCACCATCGAACAGGGAATCGACATCAGCGTTCTTTTTCGGCTGTCGTTCTGGGACGGCCTGATAATTGCGGCGGCAGAGCAGGCACGGTGCGCCATGGTTTTTTCTGAAGATCTGAACGACGGGCAGACAGTCCGGGGAGTACGGATAGTCAATCCTTTCCTTCATTCCTGA
- a CDS encoding GIY-YIG nuclease family protein, with protein MSDAIWKRVYRCAEELTQQGVTPFSRGDVIRCVQRDDPSCSSDSINPVIQGLTDNLRGGAPSIVGKTLLHSVERGRFVLRDATAQPVSKESANTSGYREIRALENERNRPAEISWEAMLIGGFAFKYICEIDPERNGDGTLRVSAPQCRYSNGEGLALNKFGTGPFCKFKIPWNITKSGVYAFVVNGHAKYVGECENLSKRFNMGYGNISPRNCYRGGQETNCRINTLLFESVSEGLKVALWFHETYDYKKVESDLRAQEKFEWNRA; from the coding sequence ATGAGTGATGCGATATGGAAGCGCGTTTATCGTTGTGCTGAAGAGCTGACCCAACAAGGTGTAACACCCTTCAGTCGAGGAGACGTGATCCGATGCGTTCAGCGTGACGATCCGAGTTGCAGTTCGGACTCGATCAATCCGGTCATTCAAGGGTTAACTGACAACCTTCGTGGAGGTGCGCCAAGTATAGTTGGAAAGACCCTTCTCCACAGCGTCGAGCGAGGACGATTTGTTTTGAGAGATGCAACTGCTCAGCCGGTCTCGAAGGAGTCCGCGAACACTTCCGGCTACCGCGAGATCAGAGCGCTGGAGAATGAGCGTAACCGTCCGGCCGAGATTTCTTGGGAAGCGATGCTGATCGGCGGATTTGCGTTCAAATACATCTGCGAGATCGATCCGGAGCGAAACGGGGACGGAACTCTCCGGGTGTCTGCTCCCCAGTGTCGCTACAGCAACGGTGAGGGGCTTGCACTGAATAAGTTCGGGACGGGCCCCTTCTGCAAGTTTAAGATTCCGTGGAATATTACAAAATCCGGTGTCTATGCGTTTGTCGTTAATGGCCACGCCAAGTACGTTGGCGAGTGCGAGAATCTTAGCAAGCGTTTCAACATGGGCTATGGCAATATTTCTCCCAGAAACTGCTATAGAGGTGGCCAAGAGACGAATTGCAGAATCAATACTCTGCTCTTTGAGAGCGTGAGCGAAGGCCTGAAGGTTGCTCTTTGGTTCCATGAAACCTACGATTATAAAAAAGTGGAGTCTGATCTTAGAGCGCAAGAAAAGTTTGAATGGAATAGAGCGTAG
- a CDS encoding response regulator transcription factor: MHTLLLLDDDKELCDLLTDYLKPEGFEILTAHDGNTGLAAALNFPSLDLILLDVMLPGKNGFDVLRELRTCSGVPVLMLTAKGDEVDRIVGLELGADDYLPKPFNPRELLARIRAILRRKEPPAAPNTPERLVSGDIELDPARRTIRAGGTDIDLTTVEFKLLEALLRTPGKVVSRDALSRAALDRPLSPFERSLDVHMSNLRKKLGPGPDGSPRIRTLRSEGYLLSCEATR; encoded by the coding sequence GTGCATACCCTTCTTCTGCTCGACGACGACAAGGAACTCTGCGACCTGCTGACGGACTATCTGAAGCCCGAGGGGTTCGAAATCCTCACCGCCCACGACGGCAACACGGGACTGGCGGCCGCCCTGAACTTCCCGTCCCTGGACCTCATTCTGCTCGACGTGATGCTCCCCGGAAAGAACGGTTTCGACGTCCTCCGGGAGCTGCGGACCTGTTCAGGGGTCCCCGTCCTCATGCTCACCGCCAAGGGGGACGAAGTGGACAGGATCGTTGGCTTGGAACTGGGGGCGGACGACTATCTGCCCAAACCCTTCAACCCCCGGGAACTTCTGGCCCGCATACGGGCCATCCTCCGCCGGAAGGAGCCCCCTGCCGCCCCGAACACCCCTGAGCGGCTCGTCTCCGGTGACATCGAACTGGACCCCGCACGGAGGACAATCCGCGCAGGTGGAACGGACATCGACCTCACCACCGTGGAATTCAAGCTGCTGGAGGCCCTTCTCCGCACCCCGGGCAAGGTGGTCTCCCGGGACGCCCTCTCCCGGGCCGCCCTGGACCGTCCCCTCTCCCCCTTCGAGCGAAGCCTGGACGTCCACATGAGCAACCTCAGAAAAAAACTCGGCCCCGGCCCCGACGGCTCACCCCGTATTCGGACCCTCCGCAGCGAAGGCTACCTCCTGTCATGCGAAGCTACACGCTGA
- a CDS encoding type II toxin-antitoxin system RelE/ParE family toxin, whose translation MGWRIELSRRAEKQLAAIDAPEALRIVRYLSELEKLESPRSRGKGLTADLSGLWRYRVGAWGVLCRIEDGQLLALVVEFGQRRRCGTIMMSD comes from the coding sequence TTGGGCTGGAGGATTGAGCTCTCCCGCCGTGCCGAGAAGCAACTGGCCGCCATCGACGCCCCTGAAGCCCTGCGGATCGTCCGATATCTGTCCGAGCTGGAGAAACTGGAAAGCCCCCGTTCCCGCGGCAAGGGGCTGACCGCCGATCTGTCCGGTCTCTGGCGATATCGCGTAGGGGCCTGGGGCGTCCTGTGCCGTATCGAAGATGGGCAGCTCCTGGCGCTGGTGGTGGAGTTCGGCCAAAGAAGGCGATGTGGAACGATAATGATGTCGGATTGA
- a CDS encoding ATP-binding protein: MRSYTLKLFWWFWLTAAVAVVASHMIGKLAEEEQFRNRGETLREIAALYGEKAVSILDRSGSGAALDYVTGLQRTIRITGFLFDESGKEMLGQTVPDYIHAILAEARKKNGPAGSFERGRPLFAVPLESRPGHIFAGALPNLFRERTSAATFYRLFTAVLAAAFLSWILAVRLTHPLKALGKTMRKFAAGALDAREGKAARRKDDIGVLARDFNAMAARIEELLKGQRRLLADVSHELRSPLTRLGVALELARRHIPEEAAREYERMENELARMNALIGSLLQLSRLDALDRPENRQTMDLSALVEEIAEDGEFEGAPHGRGVSADILPGVSYTGDPALLRSSVENLVRNALRYSPEGGTVDVSLSRQGGAVRILVEDRGPGVPDEELEHIFTPFHRVEQARERTLPDEGCGLGLAIAGRAAGLHGGTVTARNRPEGGLAVEILLPEDRPEND; encoded by the coding sequence ATGCGAAGCTACACGCTGAAGCTCTTCTGGTGGTTCTGGCTCACCGCCGCCGTGGCGGTCGTCGCCAGCCACATGATAGGGAAGCTCGCCGAGGAGGAGCAGTTCCGGAACCGGGGGGAAACCCTGCGGGAGATCGCCGCTCTCTACGGCGAAAAGGCCGTCTCGATACTCGACCGGAGCGGCAGCGGGGCGGCCCTGGACTACGTGACCGGCCTGCAGCGCACCATCCGCATCACCGGTTTTCTCTTCGATGAAAGCGGAAAGGAAATGCTGGGGCAGACCGTCCCGGACTACATCCACGCCATCCTTGCCGAGGCACGGAAGAAGAACGGACCGGCGGGCAGCTTCGAACGGGGGCGGCCTCTCTTCGCAGTTCCCCTGGAGTCGCGGCCCGGACACATATTCGCCGGAGCCCTGCCGAACCTCTTCAGGGAAAGAACCTCAGCCGCCACCTTCTATCGCCTGTTTACCGCCGTACTGGCGGCCGCCTTTCTGTCGTGGATCCTGGCGGTCAGGCTCACCCACCCCCTCAAGGCGCTGGGGAAAACCATGAGAAAGTTCGCCGCCGGAGCCCTGGACGCCCGGGAAGGCAAGGCGGCCCGGCGGAAAGACGACATCGGCGTCCTGGCGCGGGACTTCAACGCCATGGCGGCCAGGATCGAGGAGCTGCTGAAAGGCCAGAGGCGGCTGCTCGCCGACGTATCCCACGAGCTGCGCTCCCCCCTCACCCGCCTCGGCGTGGCCCTGGAGCTCGCGAGAAGGCACATCCCGGAGGAAGCGGCCCGAGAATATGAGCGAATGGAGAACGAGCTGGCACGGATGAACGCCCTCATCGGCTCCCTGCTTCAGCTCTCGAGGCTCGACGCCCTGGACAGGCCCGAGAACCGGCAGACCATGGACCTTTCGGCCCTCGTGGAGGAGATCGCCGAGGACGGCGAATTCGAGGGAGCCCCCCACGGCAGGGGAGTATCCGCGGACATCCTCCCCGGGGTATCCTATACCGGCGACCCCGCCCTCCTTCGAAGCTCCGTGGAAAACCTGGTCCGCAACGCCCTCCGCTACTCCCCCGAGGGAGGAACGGTGGACGTATCGCTTTCGAGACAAGGCGGAGCCGTCCGCATCCTCGTGGAGGACAGGGGACCGGGAGTGCCCGATGAGGAACTGGAGCACATCTTCACACCCTTCCACAGGGTGGAGCAGGCCCGGGAACGAACCCTCCCGGACGAAGGCTGCGGTCTCGGCCTCGCCATCGCGGGACGGGCTGCGGGCCTCCACGGCGGCACCGTCACCGCCCGGAACAGGCCCGAAGGCGGACTTGCCGTGGAAATACTGCTGCCGGAGGACCGGCCGGAAAACGACTGA
- a CDS encoding YwbE family protein → MPGRTRANIAPGMKVKVVKKEDQGTGKLTEGIVESLLTKSPRHPRGIKVRLVGGEVGRVREISEE, encoded by the coding sequence ATGCCGGGAAGGACACGGGCGAACATCGCCCCGGGAATGAAAGTGAAGGTCGTGAAAAAAGAAGACCAGGGAACGGGGAAGCTCACCGAAGGCATCGTGGAAAGCCTGCTGACCAAAAGCCCCCGTCACCCGCGGGGCATCAAGGTCCGCCTCGTGGGCGGCGAAGTGGGAAGGGTGCGGGAAATATCGGAAGAATAA